The following coding sequences are from one Phycisphaeraceae bacterium window:
- a CDS encoding O-methyltransferase, with protein MDMTPNRWAATSSYLREVFGAQDEQLATLMPRAVAAGLPDIAVSADVGRLLMILTSLAGAKTVIEVGTLAGYSGIWLARGMQPGGRLITIESEPRHADFARCEFARASLPVTVDIRVGTGLDVLPSLARELGPGGADVVFLDALKREYAVYFERARPMIRPGGLLIADNALGSGNWWIDERPGTNEERDGADRLNRAVAADPDFEGVAVPIREGVLVARRIR; from the coding sequence ATGGACATGACGCCGAATCGTTGGGCCGCCACAAGCAGTTACCTCCGCGAAGTCTTCGGGGCTCAGGATGAACAACTGGCGACGCTGATGCCCCGGGCCGTCGCGGCGGGCCTCCCGGATATCGCGGTCTCGGCCGACGTCGGGCGCCTGCTCATGATCCTGACCTCGCTCGCCGGAGCCAAGACGGTCATCGAGGTCGGTACGCTCGCGGGGTACTCCGGCATCTGGCTCGCCCGCGGCATGCAGCCCGGGGGGCGGCTGATCACCATCGAGTCCGAGCCCCGGCACGCCGACTTCGCCCGGTGCGAGTTCGCTAGAGCCTCGCTGCCGGTGACCGTCGACATCCGGGTCGGCACCGGCCTCGACGTCCTCCCCAGCCTGGCTCGCGAACTGGGGCCGGGCGGTGCGGATGTCGTGTTCCTGGACGCGTTGAAGCGGGAGTACGCGGTCTACTTCGAACGCGCCAGGCCGATGATCCGGCCCGGCGGTCTGCTCATCGCCGACAACGCCCTGGGCTCGGGGAACTGGTGGATCGATGAGCGTCCCGGGACGAACGAAGAGCGGGATGGGGCTGACCGCCTCAACCGGGCCGTCGCGGCCGATCCCGATTTTGAGGGGGTTGCGGTTCCGATTCGTGAGGGAGTCCTGGTCGCAAGGCGAATCCGATAG
- a CDS encoding 23S rRNA (adenine(2503)-C(2))-methyltransferase RlmN, with product MSHPSPHPVPDLEFALLGLTADQYADRCEAQQARGGRVGAYERYTTLMRDGITSHPLASATPPEVVRSSTSQCGEGVTIKFTQRVAGAAGTPPPGLGVFPARASTLETESVLIPMVGRKGNLTYTLCVSSQVGCAMGCTFCQTAQMGLVRSLTPAEIVAQWFAATHHFKTDVRNMVFMGMGEPLDNYENVLHAIRVLTDHRGPAVPMNKISVSSVGRIDGIRRLAEQIREPGWHRLNLAISLNAPTDEIRSRIMPINRAMPLADLRAALLHWPIYGGFKFCFEYVLIPGVNDRPEHARMLAAFVQGEAYNGPDTDPVGGMPIPRYPGAELAGMVNVIPYNPRENSPWPAPKETDVDEFIGWLLEQRLYAKRRRTKGRDTMAACGQLGNLDYRRRRAGATV from the coding sequence GTGTCGCACCCCTCGCCCCACCCCGTGCCAGATCTGGAGTTCGCCCTCCTGGGGCTGACCGCGGATCAGTACGCCGACCGATGCGAGGCCCAGCAGGCCCGCGGCGGACGGGTCGGGGCCTACGAGCGGTACACCACCCTGATGCGCGACGGCATCACGTCGCACCCGCTCGCCTCGGCGACACCGCCCGAGGTGGTACGCTCGTCGACTTCTCAGTGCGGCGAGGGCGTCACGATCAAGTTCACGCAGCGGGTCGCCGGCGCCGCGGGCACGCCGCCCCCCGGGCTGGGCGTGTTCCCCGCCCGTGCATCGACGCTCGAGACCGAGTCGGTCCTGATCCCGATGGTTGGCCGGAAGGGCAACCTGACCTACACGCTGTGCGTCTCATCGCAGGTCGGCTGCGCGATGGGGTGCACGTTCTGCCAGACGGCGCAGATGGGCCTCGTCCGCTCGCTCACGCCCGCCGAGATCGTCGCGCAGTGGTTCGCGGCGACGCACCACTTCAAGACCGATGTCCGCAACATGGTCTTCATGGGCATGGGCGAGCCCCTGGACAACTACGAGAACGTGCTGCACGCCATCCGAGTCCTCACCGACCACCGCGGACCCGCCGTGCCGATGAACAAGATCTCGGTCTCCAGTGTCGGCCGGATCGACGGCATCCGGCGATTGGCCGAGCAGATCCGCGAGCCCGGCTGGCACCGCCTGAACCTCGCGATCTCGCTCAACGCCCCGACCGACGAGATCCGCTCGCGGATCATGCCGATCAACCGGGCGATGCCCCTGGCCGACCTCCGGGCGGCGCTGCTGCACTGGCCGATCTACGGCGGCTTCAAGTTCTGCTTCGAGTACGTGCTCATCCCCGGCGTCAACGACCGCCCGGAGCATGCCCGGATGCTCGCCGCTTTCGTGCAGGGCGAGGCATACAACGGGCCCGACACCGACCCGGTGGGCGGCATGCCCATCCCACGCTATCCCGGGGCCGAACTGGCGGGGATGGTGAACGTGATCCCCTACAACCCGCGCGAGAACTCCCCCTGGCCCGCTCCGAAGGAGACGGACGTCGACGAGTTCATCGGCTGGCTGCTGGAGCAGCGGCTGTACGCCAAGCGCCGGCGGACCAAGGGTCGGGACACGATGGCCGCGTGCGGGCAGTTGGGCAACCTGGACTACCGCCGCCGACGGGCCGGCGCCACGGTCTGA
- the murQ gene encoding N-acetylmuramic acid 6-phosphate etherase encodes MATPTPHPPDRSHVLTEQHNPRSAALHRLSTRDVVRLINAEDRSVPDAVAAAGDAIAAFIEDVIPRFSRGGRLVYFGAGTSGRLGVLDASECPPTFQTPPERVIGLIAGGDGSLRKSSEGREDEPHGISSEFESLRLGADDAVLGIAAGGTTPYVLGGLHLAASMPSRPLTGLLVCSPMERPLHVDHLIVVATGAEVLTGSTRMKAGTATKLVLNTISTTLMVRTGRVYRNLMVDLRATNHKLRDRAARIISSLTGLGRDDSFALLDRAGGCVKPAIVMHRLGLTRDQSEAVLDRHGGRLDLAIGD; translated from the coding sequence ATGGCCACCCCCACACCACATCCCCCCGACCGTTCGCACGTGCTCACCGAGCAGCACAACCCGCGCTCCGCGGCCCTCCATCGGCTCTCGACGAGGGACGTCGTCCGCCTGATCAACGCCGAGGACCGTTCCGTTCCCGATGCGGTCGCCGCGGCGGGGGATGCGATCGCCGCGTTCATCGAGGATGTGATCCCGCGGTTCTCCCGCGGCGGCCGGCTCGTCTACTTCGGAGCCGGGACCTCCGGCCGCCTGGGCGTGCTCGATGCCTCGGAGTGCCCGCCGACGTTCCAGACGCCGCCCGAGCGCGTCATCGGCCTGATCGCGGGTGGTGATGGCTCGCTGCGCAAGTCCTCTGAGGGCCGCGAGGACGAGCCGCACGGGATCTCGTCCGAGTTCGAATCGCTCCGGCTTGGCGCCGATGACGCGGTCCTTGGAATCGCCGCCGGTGGAACAACGCCGTACGTGCTCGGCGGCCTGCACCTGGCCGCGAGCATGCCGTCGCGGCCGCTCACGGGTCTGCTGGTCTGCTCGCCGATGGAGCGGCCGCTGCACGTGGACCACCTGATCGTCGTCGCCACAGGCGCCGAGGTGCTCACGGGTTCGACGCGGATGAAGGCCGGCACCGCCACGAAACTCGTGCTCAACACGATTTCAACTACGCTGATGGTGCGCACCGGGCGTGTCTACCGCAACCTGATGGTCGACCTGCGGGCGACGAACCACAAACTCCGGGATCGCGCGGCGAGGATCATCTCGTCGCTCACGGGCCTTGGCCGCGACGACTCGTTCGCGCTGCTGGACCGGGCGGGCGGGTGCGTGAAGCCGGCCATTGTCATGCACCGGCTCGGGCTCACCCGCGACCAGTCCGAGGCGGTCCTCGATCGTCACGGTGGGCGTCTCGACCTCGCGATCGGGGACTGA
- a CDS encoding anhydro-N-acetylmuramic acid kinase, with the protein MTTRRIVGCMTGTSLDGLDAALVEVDGSGLGMTARVLRAHSVSLDPIGSDLRALASQAPMTAGVIAALSRNLALRHAEAVRDLLAGESADLICVHGQTVFHSPPVSWQVFNGPVLAHEARTPVVYDLRAADLAAGGQGAPITPIADWILLRDRCASPAIVNLGGFANFSAWSGKAEDGPAQVRAGDVCACNQVLDSLARARLGCEFDAGGEAAMSGRADPAAQRKLADLLSLQSAAGRSLGTGDEAILWGDRHAGLAGPDLLRTACEAIGSTIATQVAGYDQVVLAGGGVRNVALVGAIRAACSSPVVESDHFGIAASYREAICFAVLGALCQDRVPITLPGVTGVPDPAPISGVWVVP; encoded by the coding sequence ATGACCACGCGACGCATCGTCGGGTGCATGACCGGCACGAGCCTCGACGGGCTCGATGCGGCGCTCGTCGAGGTCGACGGCTCCGGGCTGGGGATGACCGCGCGTGTCCTCCGCGCCCATTCCGTGTCCCTCGACCCGATCGGCTCCGATCTGCGGGCCCTCGCATCACAGGCGCCGATGACGGCCGGCGTGATCGCCGCGTTGTCGCGGAACCTCGCCCTCCGGCATGCGGAGGCGGTGCGAGATCTGCTCGCCGGCGAGTCGGCGGACCTGATCTGCGTTCACGGCCAGACCGTGTTTCATTCCCCGCCGGTCTCGTGGCAGGTCTTCAATGGTCCGGTTCTGGCTCACGAGGCTCGCACGCCGGTGGTGTACGACCTGCGCGCCGCCGACCTCGCGGCGGGTGGACAGGGGGCGCCGATCACCCCCATCGCAGATTGGATCCTGCTCCGCGATCGCTGCGCCTCGCCCGCGATCGTCAACCTGGGCGGTTTCGCGAACTTCTCCGCTTGGTCGGGCAAGGCCGAGGATGGCCCGGCGCAGGTCCGGGCCGGTGACGTCTGCGCCTGTAATCAGGTGCTCGATTCCCTCGCTCGCGCCAGACTCGGCTGCGAGTTCGATGCCGGGGGGGAGGCCGCGATGAGCGGCCGCGCCGACCCTGCAGCGCAACGGAAACTCGCGGACCTTCTTTCCCTCCAGTCCGCGGCCGGCCGCTCGCTGGGCACCGGCGATGAGGCGATCCTCTGGGGCGACCGGCACGCCGGCCTCGCCGGACCCGACCTGCTCCGCACCGCGTGCGAAGCCATCGGGTCGACCATTGCCACGCAGGTGGCGGGGTATGACCAGGTGGTTCTCGCCGGCGGCGGGGTCCGCAACGTCGCCCTGGTCGGCGCGATCCGCGCGGCGTGCTCCTCGCCCGTCGTCGAGTCCGACCACTTCGGTATTGCCGCTTCGTACCGCGAGGCGATCTGCTTCGCGGTGCTCGGCGCGCTGTGCCAGGACCGGGTTCCGATCACCCTCCCGGGTGTGACGGGCGTGCCGGACCCGGCGCCGATCTCCGGCGTCTGGGTGGTACCCTGA
- a CDS encoding family 20 glycosylhydrolase, with amino-acid sequence MDEAGLILVPSPREVRRGEGTWSPPVGLADAVRRACLGPIAADGSLATPNPHIGISIDPGAAGGRPGGFRLVIGPGSGSVSVAAPDSAGVRHALVVLSQVLCRFPARVPAVVIVDWPAFATRGVMLDVSRNKIPTLPSLKETVDALAMLRFNHLQLYTEHTFAYAGHDEAWAGCDPITPAEARELDAYCRDRGIDLAPNQNCFGHLSSWLRLPAYAHLAETHGAWKFLEWDRHGPFSLCPVDPASEAFVGDLLNQLVPCFQSGLVNIGCDETFDVGFGRSAAEVSARGRPAVYFEFVGKVAAIVRSLGRRPMLWADIALEHPESLGIFPPGAIGLAWGYEPDAPFATWCERLRERGIEAWVCPGTSSWRSITGRTTERNANLAAAALQGLAGGATGYLVTDWGDIGHHQQWPIALAGIARAAQAAWNPDALAAFDARAVSLHVFGDRAWESGQSSIGPWLDELGDVDLPLRRAQSLRNASAMFCDLIRASGVRAIDATADRWREVGDRIEALAARRPRAEDVGRRVADELGHTLEVARLAVRHAVAVRAPGGPIAADAAEIASEVHRLLREHRRLWLGRNREGELAASCAHYERVIARLAAAGDSARVTPGGRA; translated from the coding sequence ATGGACGAGGCCGGACTGATCCTGGTTCCCTCTCCCCGCGAGGTTCGTCGCGGCGAAGGGACGTGGAGCCCGCCGGTGGGCCTTGCTGATGCGGTTCGGCGGGCGTGCCTCGGACCGATCGCGGCAGACGGGTCGCTCGCGACCCCGAACCCGCATATCGGCATCAGCATCGATCCCGGCGCGGCGGGCGGAAGACCGGGGGGATTTCGCCTTGTCATCGGCCCGGGCTCGGGGTCGGTCTCCGTCGCGGCCCCGGATTCCGCGGGAGTGCGGCACGCCCTGGTTGTCCTGTCGCAGGTGCTGTGCCGATTCCCCGCGCGCGTGCCCGCAGTGGTGATCGTTGATTGGCCGGCATTCGCCACGCGAGGCGTGATGCTCGATGTATCGCGCAACAAGATCCCGACGCTGCCATCCCTGAAAGAGACGGTCGACGCCCTCGCGATGCTGCGGTTCAACCACCTCCAGTTGTACACCGAGCACACCTTCGCCTACGCCGGGCACGACGAGGCCTGGGCCGGGTGCGACCCGATCACCCCGGCCGAGGCCCGCGAGCTGGATGCCTATTGCCGGGACCGCGGCATCGATCTCGCGCCGAACCAGAACTGTTTCGGGCACCTCTCCTCGTGGCTGCGATTGCCGGCGTACGCCCACCTCGCCGAGACGCACGGCGCCTGGAAGTTCCTGGAGTGGGATCGCCACGGTCCGTTCTCGCTCTGCCCCGTCGATCCCGCCAGCGAGGCGTTCGTCGGCGACCTGCTGAACCAGCTTGTCCCCTGCTTTCAATCAGGGCTCGTGAACATCGGGTGCGACGAGACGTTCGATGTCGGGTTCGGACGATCAGCCGCCGAGGTCAGCGCCCGGGGCCGGCCGGCCGTGTACTTCGAGTTCGTCGGCAAGGTCGCCGCGATCGTCCGGTCGCTGGGTCGTCGGCCGATGCTCTGGGCGGACATCGCGCTGGAGCATCCCGAGTCGCTGGGGATATTCCCGCCCGGTGCGATCGGGCTGGCGTGGGGCTACGAGCCCGATGCGCCCTTCGCGACGTGGTGCGAACGACTGAGGGAGCGAGGCATCGAGGCGTGGGTGTGCCCCGGCACCAGTTCCTGGCGATCGATCACCGGCCGCACGACTGAGCGAAACGCCAACCTCGCCGCCGCGGCGCTGCAGGGGCTGGCGGGCGGAGCGACGGGCTACCTTGTCACCGACTGGGGCGATATCGGGCATCATCAGCAGTGGCCGATCGCGCTGGCGGGCATCGCCCGCGCCGCGCAAGCCGCGTGGAACCCCGACGCTCTGGCGGCATTCGATGCGAGGGCGGTGTCGCTGCACGTCTTCGGCGATCGGGCGTGGGAGTCGGGGCAATCATCGATCGGGCCGTGGCTGGATGAACTGGGGGATGTGGACCTTCCGCTCCGGCGGGCTCAATCGCTGCGGAACGCCTCCGCGATGTTCTGCGACCTGATCCGCGCCAGCGGAGTCAGGGCCATTGACGCGACGGCGGACCGGTGGCGGGAGGTCGGCGATCGGATCGAGGCGCTGGCTGCTCGTCGCCCACGCGCGGAGGACGTCGGCCGGCGAGTCGCGGACGAACTCGGCCACACCCTCGAGGTCGCCCGCCTTGCGGTACGACACGCGGTTGCGGTCCGTGCCCCCGGCGGACCGATCGCGGCCGACGCCGCGGAGATCGCTTCGGAGGTGCACCGGCTCCTTCGCGAGCACCGCCGACTCTGGCTGGGGCGAAACCGAGAGGGGGAGCTCGCGGCGTCCTGTGCGCACTACGAGCGGGTCATCGCCCGGCTCGCGGCGGCGGGCGATTCGGCGAGAGTGACCCCCGGGGGCCGCGCATGA
- the lysA gene encoding diaminopimelate decarboxylase: MDHFHYRDGRLACEDIDLGTLAATTGTPTYVYSSATLSLHYRRLAEAFAALRPMICFSVKSCPNLAVLGLLGELGAGMDVVSGGELRRARMAGVPPERIVYAGVGKTDAEIREALGGTGSLNAHPHERRSIGVFNIESEPEFQTIAAISKSMGLSGGSAPVAALRVNPDVDPKTHAYTTTGKKETKFGVDLERARAFFRRFGRDQHLRLTGLHVHIGSPVMEVQPFVEALSKVLGLIDELAGEGYTVDTLDLGGGFGADYTTGASPAAADYAGAIVPLLRDRVEQGLRIIMEPGRTIAANAGVLLTRVLYVKESGAKKFIVCDAGMNTLMRPALYGSFHFIWPADVAPQHVPESRAADPGLPGLESADVVGPLCETGDFLAKDRPLPPVARGDLLAVFSAGAYGMSMASRYNSHPLPAEVLVDGAHARLVRRRETYDDLLAHEVDAESVGL; encoded by the coding sequence ATGGACCACTTTCACTACCGAGACGGACGCCTGGCCTGCGAGGACATCGACCTGGGCACGCTCGCCGCGACGACGGGCACGCCGACGTACGTCTACTCCAGCGCGACACTGTCGCTGCACTACCGCCGGCTCGCCGAGGCGTTCGCGGCGCTGCGGCCGATGATCTGCTTCTCCGTCAAGTCGTGCCCCAATCTCGCGGTGCTCGGGCTGCTGGGCGAACTGGGCGCGGGGATGGATGTGGTCTCGGGGGGCGAGCTGCGGCGGGCGAGGATGGCCGGCGTGCCGCCGGAACGGATCGTGTACGCGGGGGTCGGCAAGACCGACGCCGAGATCCGCGAGGCGCTGGGCGGAACCGGCTCGCTGAACGCCCACCCGCACGAGCGGCGGTCGATCGGAGTGTTCAACATCGAGTCCGAGCCCGAGTTCCAGACCATCGCGGCGATCAGCAAGTCGATGGGGCTCAGCGGCGGCTCGGCGCCCGTCGCCGCGCTGCGGGTGAATCCGGATGTCGATCCCAAGACGCACGCCTACACCACGACGGGGAAGAAGGAGACGAAGTTCGGCGTGGACCTGGAGCGGGCCCGCGCGTTCTTCCGCCGCTTCGGGCGGGACCAGCACCTGCGGCTCACCGGGCTGCACGTCCACATCGGCTCGCCGGTGATGGAGGTCCAGCCGTTCGTCGAGGCGCTGAGCAAGGTGCTCGGCTTGATCGACGAACTCGCGGGCGAGGGGTACACCGTCGATACGCTCGACCTGGGCGGCGGCTTCGGCGCGGACTACACCACCGGCGCCTCGCCCGCCGCGGCGGACTACGCGGGTGCGATCGTGCCGCTGCTGCGGGACCGGGTGGAGCAGGGCCTGCGGATCATCATGGAGCCGGGCCGGACGATCGCGGCGAACGCCGGTGTGCTGCTGACGCGGGTGCTGTATGTCAAGGAGTCCGGCGCGAAGAAGTTCATCGTCTGCGATGCGGGCATGAACACGCTGATGCGGCCCGCCCTGTACGGGTCGTTCCACTTCATCTGGCCCGCGGATGTAGCGCCCCAGCACGTTCCGGAATCCCGCGCGGCGGACCCGGGGCTGCCCGGCCTCGAATCGGCCGACGTGGTCGGTCCGCTGTGCGAGACCGGGGACTTCCTGGCTAAGGACCGCCCGCTTCCCCCGGTCGCCCGCGGCGACCTGCTCGCGGTCTTTTCCGCGGGGGCATACGGGATGTCGATGGCCTCCCGCTACAACTCCCATCCGCTGCCCGCCGAGGTGCTCGTGGACGGGGCGCACGCGAGGCTGGTCCGGCGTCGCGAGACGTACGACGACCTGCTGGCGCACGAGGTGGATGCCGAGAGCGTCGGGCTGTAA
- the asnS gene encoding asparagine--tRNA ligase, with protein sequence MKVVEALKAPVGETVTVKGWLRTRRDSKAEGGLSFLNIHDGTCFDAIQVVAKGGEGGLPNYASQVAKLTTHCAVECDGTIVKTPKGGNEIQATAVRIIGLVDDPDQYPIQPKPHSFEYLREVAHLRVRTNTFGAVARVRHCLAMAVHQFFHERGFYWVHTPIITGSDCEGAGQMFRVSTLDLASPPRMAAGGAASPASPIDFSQDFFGKESHLTVSGQLNVETYCSALSRVYTFGPTFRAENSNTSRHLAEFWMIEPEIAFASLKEDADLAEEFIKYLINAALTQRADDMKFFDERIEKGLLARLKHVQETPFRRLPYTEAIAILTKAIADGKKFEFPVKWGSDLQSEHERFLTEEHFKQPVILMNYPKQIKAFYMRLNDPGTDGAPGDTVAAMDVLVPGIGEIIGGSQREERLDYLDRRIEEMKLLAKEYWWYRDLRRYGTVPHAGFGLGFERLILFITGMQNIRDVIPFPRAPKQAEF encoded by the coding sequence ATGAAAGTTGTCGAGGCGCTCAAGGCGCCGGTTGGAGAGACGGTGACGGTCAAGGGGTGGCTGCGCACCCGGCGCGATTCCAAGGCCGAGGGCGGCCTCTCATTCCTCAATATCCACGACGGAACGTGCTTCGATGCGATCCAGGTCGTCGCCAAGGGGGGCGAGGGCGGGTTGCCGAACTACGCCTCCCAGGTCGCCAAGCTCACGACCCACTGCGCCGTCGAGTGCGACGGCACCATCGTGAAGACCCCGAAGGGGGGCAACGAGATCCAGGCGACGGCGGTCCGCATCATCGGGCTGGTGGACGACCCGGACCAGTACCCCATCCAGCCCAAGCCGCACTCGTTCGAGTACCTGCGCGAGGTGGCGCACCTGCGGGTCAGGACCAACACGTTCGGGGCGGTGGCGCGGGTGCGGCACTGCCTCGCGATGGCGGTGCACCAGTTCTTCCACGAGCGGGGCTTCTACTGGGTGCACACGCCGATCATCACCGGGAGCGACTGCGAGGGGGCCGGGCAGATGTTCCGCGTCAGCACGCTGGACCTGGCGAGCCCGCCGCGCATGGCGGCCGGGGGCGCCGCCTCGCCCGCATCGCCGATCGACTTCTCGCAGGACTTCTTCGGGAAGGAGAGCCACCTCACCGTCTCGGGGCAGCTCAACGTCGAGACCTACTGCTCCGCCCTCTCGCGGGTGTACACCTTCGGGCCGACGTTCCGCGCCGAGAACAGCAACACCAGCCGGCACCTGGCCGAGTTCTGGATGATCGAGCCCGAGATCGCCTTCGCGTCGCTGAAGGAGGACGCGGACCTGGCCGAGGAGTTCATCAAGTACCTCATCAACGCCGCGCTGACCCAGCGAGCCGACGACATGAAGTTCTTCGATGAGCGGATCGAGAAGGGCCTGCTCGCGCGGCTGAAGCACGTGCAGGAGACGCCCTTCCGACGCCTGCCGTACACCGAGGCGATCGCGATCCTGACCAAGGCGATCGCGGACGGCAAGAAGTTCGAGTTCCCCGTCAAGTGGGGCTCGGACCTGCAGAGCGAGCACGAGCGATTCCTCACCGAGGAGCACTTCAAGCAGCCGGTCATCCTGATGAACTACCCCAAGCAGATCAAGGCGTTCTACATGCGCCTGAACGACCCGGGCACCGACGGGGCGCCCGGCGACACCGTCGCGGCGATGGACGTGCTGGTCCCCGGGATCGGCGAGATCATCGGCGGCAGCCAGCGCGAGGAACGGCTGGACTACCTCGATCGGCGGATCGAGGAGATGAAACTCCTCGCCAAGGAGTACTGGTGGTACCGCGACCTGCGCCGCTACGGCACGGTCCCGCACGCCGGGTTCGGCCTGGGGTTTGAGCGGCTGATCCTGTTCATCACGGGCATGCAGAACATTCGCGATGTGATCCCCTTCCCGCGGGCGCCAAAGCAGGCGGAGTTCTGA
- a CDS encoding DMT family transporter — protein sequence MPSPSLASLLLPLVLAMIAGVATAYQPGLNARFAASAGASVWGGVANFVVGLGAMVVVVAIMRPRLPASDRLAEGPWWMWLGGLCGAFFVTLAVILVPRIGAAAYLSAMIAGQLIASVVIDHFGHMGLTPRDLTPGRIVGVLLVLGGMAAIRAF from the coding sequence ATGCCATCCCCATCCCTTGCGTCTCTCCTGCTCCCCCTCGTCCTCGCCATGATCGCAGGCGTTGCCACGGCCTACCAGCCCGGCCTCAACGCTCGGTTCGCCGCGAGCGCCGGCGCCAGCGTCTGGGGGGGCGTAGCCAACTTCGTCGTCGGCCTGGGCGCGATGGTCGTCGTGGTCGCGATCATGCGACCCAGACTCCCGGCGTCCGACCGCCTCGCCGAGGGCCCGTGGTGGATGTGGCTCGGCGGCCTCTGCGGCGCGTTCTTCGTGACGCTCGCCGTCATCCTCGTCCCCCGCATCGGCGCCGCGGCGTACCTCTCCGCCATGATCGCTGGACAGCTCATCGCCTCCGTCGTCATCGATCATTTCGGCCACATGGGCCTGACCCCGCGGGACCTCACGCCCGGGCGGATCGTGGGCGTCCTGCTGGTCCTTGGCGGAATGGCGGCGATCAGGGCCTTCTAG